In the Afipia sp. GAS231 genome, GCCGCCGGCGAAAATCGGATTGGGCGTCTTTCTCGCGGTCGTCGGCTCGTTGTTCGCGCTCTTCGTCAGCGCCTACTCCATGCGTATGAACATGGTGGACTGGCGGGCGCTGCCGGTGCCGAGGCTATTGTGGCTTAACACCGGCGTCCTGGTCGTGAGCAGCGTCGCGCTTCAGTGGGCGTATCTGGCCGCACGCCGAGACGACATCGATGGCGTCATCGTTGGCCTGTGTGCAGGGGCCGCATCCGCCGTTACATTCCTGGTTGGACAACTCCTGGCGTGGCACCAGCTACGCGCGGCGGGGTATTTCCTGGCGTCCAATCCAGCCAATTCCTTCTTCTACCTTATCACCGCGGTACACGGGCTGCATCTGATGGGCGGTCTGGTGGCCGTCGGCAGGACGACTGC is a window encoding:
- a CDS encoding cytochrome c oxidase subunit 3 encodes the protein MSAIILFMAGIAAIAGWWLSHQRLAAKPWLEEGVSVDLREQSTSSLPPAKIGLGVFLAVVGSLFALFVSAYSMRMNMVDWRALPVPRLLWLNTGVLVVSSVALQWAYLAARRDDIDGVIVGLCAGAASAVTFLVGQLLAWHQLRAAGYFLASNPANSFFYLITAVHGLHLMGGLVAVGRTTAKAWRGAEATEMRLSVELCAIYWHFLLLVWLVLLGLLTGWTDGFIDICRQLLA